A section of the Castanea sativa cultivar Marrone di Chiusa Pesio chromosome 12, ASM4071231v1 genome encodes:
- the LOC142618791 gene encoding chloroplast envelope quinone oxidoreductase homolog isoform X2, with the protein MARKLMHAVQYFGYGGGPSGLKHVEVPVPIPKKDELVLKLEATSLNAADWKVQKGMVRPFWPRKFPHIPGTDVAGEVVEVGPGVKSFKVGDKVVAVNSLADGGGLAEFAVTKERLTVSRPAEVSAAEAAALPIAGLTAHQTLTQQAGIKLDGTGQQRNILITAASGGVGHYAVQLAKLGNAHVTATCGARNIDFVKSLGADEVLDYKTPDGAALKSPSGKKYDAVIHCAKDIPWSTFEPNLSADGKVLDLAPGPGAMMTFAVKKLTFSKKQLLPVFLSAKGENLDYLVKLVKEGKLKTVIDSKHTLSKAEDAWAKIVDGHATGKIIVEP; encoded by the exons ATGGCAAGAAAGCTTATGCACGCGGTTCAGTACTTTGGCTATGGTGGAGGACCTTCTGGTTTGAAg CATGTTGAAGTTCCAGTTCCCATTCCAAAGAAGGACGAGCTCGTACTAAAACTGGAAGCAACTAGTCTAAATGCAGCTGATTGGAAAGTTCAGAAAGGCATGGTGCGGCCTTTTTGGCCTCGCAAGTTCCCTCACATACCTG GTACTGATGTGGCAGGAGAGGTCGTAGAGGTTGGACCAGGAGTCAAAAGTTTCAAAGTTGGTGACAAAGTTGTAGCTGTGAATAGCCTTGCT GATGGAGGTGGATTAGCTGAGTTTGCTGTGACCAAGGAGAGGCTGACAGTTTCTAGGCCAGCTGAAGTTTCAGCAGCTGAAGCTGCAGCCTTACCGATTGCTGGTCTTACAGCTCACCAAACCCTCACCCAACAGGCTGGGATCAAGCTTGATGGAACAGGCCAGCAGAGGAACATTCTGATTACTGCCGCCTCAGGTGGTGTGGGTCACTATGCGGTTCAACTGGCAAAGCTTGGAAATGCTCATGTGACTGCTACTTGTGGGGCCCGCAACATTGACTTTGTCAAGAGCTTGGGGGCTGATGAGGTTCTCGACTACAAGACTCCAGATGGGGCAGCTCTGAAGAGCCCATCTGGTAAGAAGTATGATGCCGTGATCCACTGTGCAAAAGACATTCCTTGGTCAACCTTTGAGCCTAATTTGAGTGCAGATGGGAAGGTCTTAGATTTAGCTCCTGGACCTGGTGCCATGATGACGTTTGCTGTGAAGAAACTTACCTTCTCAAAGAAGCAGCTATTGCCAGTATTTTTAAGTGCCAAGGGTGAGAACCTGGATTATCTTGTGAAGCTGGTGAAGGAAGGTAAACTTAAGACTGTGATTGACTCGAAGCATACCCTGAGCAAGGCTGAAGATGCTTGGGCTAAGATTGTTGATGGCCATGCTACGGGGAAGATCATCGTGGAACCATGA
- the LOC142618791 gene encoding chloroplast envelope quinone oxidoreductase homolog isoform X1, with protein sequence MINHSPCGKLVTAHGPNLFLVGNLKHVEVPVPIPKKDELVLKLEATSLNAADWKVQKGMVRPFWPRKFPHIPGTDVAGEVVEVGPGVKSFKVGDKVVAVNSLADGGGLAEFAVTKERLTVSRPAEVSAAEAAALPIAGLTAHQTLTQQAGIKLDGTGQQRNILITAASGGVGHYAVQLAKLGNAHVTATCGARNIDFVKSLGADEVLDYKTPDGAALKSPSGKKYDAVIHCAKDIPWSTFEPNLSADGKVLDLAPGPGAMMTFAVKKLTFSKKQLLPVFLSAKGENLDYLVKLVKEGKLKTVIDSKHTLSKAEDAWAKIVDGHATGKIIVEP encoded by the exons ATGATTAATCATAGCCCTTGTGGAAAATTAGTGACAGCTCATGGTCCCAATCTCTTTCTAGTTGGAAACTTAA AGCATGTTGAAGTTCCAGTTCCCATTCCAAAGAAGGACGAGCTCGTACTAAAACTGGAAGCAACTAGTCTAAATGCAGCTGATTGGAAAGTTCAGAAAGGCATGGTGCGGCCTTTTTGGCCTCGCAAGTTCCCTCACATACCTG GTACTGATGTGGCAGGAGAGGTCGTAGAGGTTGGACCAGGAGTCAAAAGTTTCAAAGTTGGTGACAAAGTTGTAGCTGTGAATAGCCTTGCT GATGGAGGTGGATTAGCTGAGTTTGCTGTGACCAAGGAGAGGCTGACAGTTTCTAGGCCAGCTGAAGTTTCAGCAGCTGAAGCTGCAGCCTTACCGATTGCTGGTCTTACAGCTCACCAAACCCTCACCCAACAGGCTGGGATCAAGCTTGATGGAACAGGCCAGCAGAGGAACATTCTGATTACTGCCGCCTCAGGTGGTGTGGGTCACTATGCGGTTCAACTGGCAAAGCTTGGAAATGCTCATGTGACTGCTACTTGTGGGGCCCGCAACATTGACTTTGTCAAGAGCTTGGGGGCTGATGAGGTTCTCGACTACAAGACTCCAGATGGGGCAGCTCTGAAGAGCCCATCTGGTAAGAAGTATGATGCCGTGATCCACTGTGCAAAAGACATTCCTTGGTCAACCTTTGAGCCTAATTTGAGTGCAGATGGGAAGGTCTTAGATTTAGCTCCTGGACCTGGTGCCATGATGACGTTTGCTGTGAAGAAACTTACCTTCTCAAAGAAGCAGCTATTGCCAGTATTTTTAAGTGCCAAGGGTGAGAACCTGGATTATCTTGTGAAGCTGGTGAAGGAAGGTAAACTTAAGACTGTGATTGACTCGAAGCATACCCTGAGCAAGGCTGAAGATGCTTGGGCTAAGATTGTTGATGGCCATGCTACGGGGAAGATCATCGTGGAACCATGA